Proteins encoded within one genomic window of Methanolacinia paynteri:
- a CDS encoding glycosyltransferase yields the protein MFIFIIAIILLLISGFPYLYYLIGIKFGKKTSPVKVLNEDQYPPVSVIISAYNEEKIIAERLENLIEGGYPREKFELIFIDDNSSDNTKKLAESKLANLGIDYRIFSNDSRKGTNRSYNFALGIAENNIVVTTDANKFFEKDALRVLISRLLSDDRIAAVCAETKPFAESAKERTGGMESVYRSFYGRMCDWESANDSTYNFNGSLVAFKKDIIGSIKENKGADDANTAFEAIRKGYRAVYVMDAVIYEKIPPNIHKQYKQKVRRAKRLIEATLSNLDLLREKRIFSRRFYPVRIMMYVTSPFLFLLGLVLFFISLFMFNAIAGALLLVLLLLFVYAKKSSFISSFIINQIYLFLGLLNLKKDMRTWESTSV from the coding sequence ATGTTTATTTTTATAATAGCAATAATATTATTGTTAATCTCAGGATTTCCTTATCTATACTATCTTATCGGAATAAAATTCGGGAAAAAAACATCTCCTGTAAAAGTCTTAAATGAAGATCAATATCCGCCTGTAAGTGTGATCATATCTGCCTATAACGAGGAAAAGATCATCGCGGAAAGGCTTGAGAATCTTATCGAAGGGGGCTACCCCAGGGAAAAATTCGAGCTTATATTCATTGACGACAACTCTTCCGACAATACGAAAAAGCTTGCCGAATCCAAGCTGGCGAATTTAGGGATTGATTACAGGATATTTTCAAACGACTCCAGGAAAGGAACGAACAGATCATATAACTTTGCTCTTGGAATAGCCGAAAACAATATCGTGGTTACAACCGATGCCAACAAATTTTTTGAGAAGGATGCACTCAGGGTCCTTATCTCGCGGCTTTTATCAGATGACCGGATTGCAGCGGTATGTGCCGAAACGAAACCATTTGCTGAATCTGCAAAAGAGAGAACCGGGGGAATGGAGAGTGTGTACAGGAGTTTCTACGGCCGGATGTGCGACTGGGAGAGTGCGAACGATTCCACGTATAACTTCAACGGGTCTCTTGTTGCGTTTAAAAAGGATATTATCGGTTCTATAAAGGAGAACAAAGGAGCCGATGATGCGAATACGGCATTTGAAGCGATAAGAAAGGGTTATCGTGCTGTATATGTCATGGACGCGGTAATCTACGAAAAAATCCCTCCCAATATCCACAAGCAGTATAAACAGAAGGTTCGGAGAGCAAAGAGGCTCATAGAGGCTACATTGTCAAATCTCGACCTCCTGAGAGAGAAGAGGATCTTTTCCCGGAGATTTTACCCGGTGAGGATAATGATGTATGTTACGTCGCCGTTTCTGTTCCTGCTTGGCCTCGTCCTGTTTTTCATATCGTTGTTTATGTTTAACGCAATAGCCGGTGCACTTCTTCTGGTCTTGCTGCTGCTGTTTGTTTATGCAAAAAAGTCTTCTTTCATCTCTTCATTCATCATAAACCAGATATACCTGTTCCTGGGTCTGCTTAATCTCAAAAAGGACATGAGAACCTGGGAGAGTACATCCGTTTAA